In Enoplosus armatus isolate fEnoArm2 chromosome 16, fEnoArm2.hap1, whole genome shotgun sequence, the genomic window TTATCGGCTAACGGTGCGAAGCAACCGacaccagatccatgcagcgtagctaagttacagctagctgacAACAGGAACTTAAATGAAGGTTTTACTGCGCCACCATCTGGCCTATTTCGGTATTTTTTCCAAAACAATTCATGTTCGTTTGACCCCAGAGCACAGGGTCAAACAAGCAGTTCCTGAAAACACTGACTATTTTCCTCAATGGAAGCCTGACTAAATGGCAGGAAGCAAGTTTAAGATGTCCTTTCCTCTTGCATAACAATGGGTTTTCTGGTGTCATGGCAATTTGGCAACAAAGAGTCCAACTGTTTGCATCTGAGCTCAGCCAGCTGGTGAATAAATGGTATGTTTGGTATGGTTTGTAATTACAGAACAACCACCTGAACTTGGATTCTTTTCCTCTTGCATCGCCGTTTGTAAGAACTGGAGCCCCTCATGCCTcccaaaaacacacttaaactgGAGACAAGTGCATCATTTTACCAAATACTGAGAACCACCACCATAACTGTAATTGCCCCCCAATTGGagtacaaaacataaacatacttTTACCGAAATACCCATTCACACACCCCCGAGACGGCGCTTTTGAAAATGTAGCCCCTAAACTCTGGAACCGCTTACCACATCATATTGAAACGGCTTATTTGTATAGACCTTTTTGTCGTAATCtgtattaatttttttttttttttttttggtattcaAACGAATATTGTTGTCTATCATGTGTTTTAATggcttttattgctgtttttttactGCTCTATCTTTAGACTGTGTCTTCTTATCAGCATTCCATCCACTCTGCTTGTTAAGACTTTATAAACCTCGGTTTCTGAAAGTGTTACGCAAACTTTTCGATTATTCTATCAAATAACACAAGAgcgctacagtgtgtgttataAAACCTTCACGCTCCATGACTACTTCCAGTGACTAGCCACTCCAAACCAGGGCAGTTTCTGCCTGGAcaactgaacacagacagaaaagaagggACACTCCCATAGCAGGACTGACTGACAGCCTCGCCCCGCTGGGACTTTCCACAGCCTCAGCTTGGTCCGGCCTGCCTGACACAGTGAAGAGCTGTGCACCTGTTATTTAGTCCTGCGTGGGACCGTGCAGCTTCGCTTTGGACAATCTGTTCGGTCGAAATCTAGCAGAGGCTACGCGAGTGAAAAAGAAAGCCTTACATTTAAGGACAAATGCACTAAATGAAACCGTCGGGTGATCACATTTGATCGACGTGTCGTTATATTGACGTGTGACGAGTTTATATTAGCCATTCGCCCGCACGCCGCTTAACCATAAAAGGTCATCTTTGATACGAGGACGTGACTAAATGGGAAGCAGGGAGTTTTACAGTGAACGTCTGTGGGCTCTGTTGGTTGCCTCAATCTGAAAGAGAAAGCCTGGCTCTGACACTTGTTCTCCTCTGCCAAAAATAACATGCAGCTCCTGACCATCTGTGTCAGCTCTACCAGCCCTTCCAATTAAAGCCACGAGAGGGATTAGCAGCAAATAATACTGCACTTCCCTGGGAGAAAAAAGTAGAAGTTTTATTAAAAGTCAACCTAGACTATTGAGGCTTAATACGCTATAATTGCCCGGtttctttacattaaaaatTCAACATTTAATACAGACTTGGACCTACAGGGGTCGCCATCACTTTGCAGGCGCAGTGCACCCTGGTTAGACAACGTAAATGGGGCTCAAGGGGTGAGCTAATGGCGGTACCGTTAGCTATATTTGACCGGCCCACGGTAGAGAAAATATATGGTTCAAATTGTTACGGCTAAACAGAAGACATGTTTATCCCGCTGCGGGGTCAAGAGGATGGGACCGAGGCCACAACCATTTGACGCCGCCACCCAGATTGCATTGCGACCTAAACAACAACGACGGCCTACGAgtgaaaggatttttttttttctgatgttttttataTCACATCTATATAGCTGATGCCAACTCTTAATCTAATGAGGCCTACAAGTCTTAATAGTCAGGGTTCCTTGAAAAGGATGGACCCTGATCCACACGGATTGTTGTGATTTTAGGTGGCTTGGACATACTAAAGTGGGATATGCAATGCCAAATAACTGGAGCTACTGGGCAAATTTTAAAACAGAACTCATCACGTGCACACTCTTTTCCAGCGTTATGCAATGTTGAGGATATTATAACAGAATAAACCCCAGCAGCTGTTTTGACGAATAAATCTTGATTCAAGGTCCTCTTTGTAACTTTTCCGTGGGCAACTGTGTCTGGAATTATGTTCAAGCGACAGGCTAACAGGTGCACATGGGGTAATCTCGAGATCTCCACACCTTGATGAGGACCACGAGTCAAACTACTGTTTTTGAGGTCAAGAAAGAAGGATGTGGAAATTGTGAAATCTGGATGATCATGGGACAATCATGAGCACAACTGAGAACTAACCCAAACTAACCATGCTAAGATTTCCTTTTGTATTATTCCCTTCACAGTCACAGCCCATCCGTCAAGCTCACCATCTCAATAAGCTCAAAACACTGTGAATGACAGAATTGTAGCGTAATACCACATGGAAGTTGTCCATCTGAATGCCAGTTTTATATGTACAGATTTATGAAGCTTTCCACCTCCAACATTCCGACTCTTATTAACTGAAAACCAGCTAGCAGCCAGCTAGCATCCACCTTTTCAAAGTTACCGGGTTCCAAATCGTACAAACTTATACAAAGAGACTAATTCATAATTAACCAAACTGTTCATTAGTTTTCATTGGTGGTCTTTGAATTGACTCCACACAGTACGTGCTAAACGAGGAACAATGCAGGGAACATcgcaccaaactccattcaaaatcCCGTCACTTTAATTATACCCTGCTTATAGGCAACAGTGGATGTAAAATATTATGTCTACAGAAATGTCTGGATCGCCGTCATCATTTTTACATGAGGTTTCGTTTTCTCACCAATCATGACAAAGCCTCCATCTACTTCCTTCTCAGGTGTTGACTTCTTTGAGTCTTTGCGGAGTCCAAGGAAACTGAACATGGTTAGCCTCTGTCAAACAGAAGAAATTAGAAAAGGTTAGACCAGCAGCCATTGAGGTGTGTGAGCTTCCAGTATTCATTCGGTCTTTATTAACGTTAAAGCAAGGGTGAGGAGTTGTGTAATTCCTCTGTCAACATGCGTACAGGtatttgttacatttcaaaaaacatCATGCTCTCTCAAAGTCATGGCGGTGCACGACGTATcgacattttctctctgtttaatGTGTCTGTTTAAACAGTCGACACAGCGGATATGCCTCTCCAGAGTGATAACGACGGACTTACTGGGGTTGTGCCTTGTCATGAAGTTCAGAATACGGCCATAAAGTCAGTTTGTTATTCCCCCGTGTTTCACTTTCAGCTAGTTTGGTTGGTTGGGTTGGTTTCAGCGGCTCAGTGCGGCTCCGCTACGCGTTTGTTTCGCTAAACTACCGTGACCCACAGAGTCCGCCTCGAGTCGGCACTCTCTCGAGCGTTATCACCCGTCTTGTTGTGTTATGGTGCCGACGTCACTGGTCTCCATATCCTCCGTGTTCGTGTGGAAACAACAAATGCCACCTCCAGGTTCTGCTACAAACGGTGCCGCCGTCAGCGAGGTGTAGCGGAACCAATCACCGGTGTTTCCGGTGGAGTGAAATGTTAGAGCGCGACGGATGTGTCGTAGGAAAAGGTGGATGCGTTCGATTTCATTCCCCGCGTTTGCCGCAAGTACAAGCCCCGCAGGCTTTCAACGTAAGCGCATACATTCCGCCCGCCTGGGCTTCCGTGTGCCACAGAAAAAATATAGAGCGTTTCCCGCGCAATATTGCGTTGTCCCGGGGTCCGGTTCAGTCACGCCAAAACAGCAAACCGTCAAGATGGCAAGCATAGTGGACGTCCCGAAACCGAGAATAAACTGCTCCATGCTGTCGCAGCACATTAGCAGGCCGGTCTGCTTCGTTGGACGCGTTGAAAAAGTCAGCTTCGCTTGTAGCTAGGTGGAGTCAAGATGTCATTTTAACAGTGGCGGCGAGCGCAGCTGGCCTGCGACCGTTGAATGTTAACCTAGACTATTATAACACgaagtgtttcttttctgtcctgCCAGGTGCACCCGACGGGGAAGTCGTTCACCGTCTCGGATGGAGAGGGAAAGGTTGCAACGGTTGAACTAAACGAACCCGTGAGTCCCCTTCTTGAATCTGTTCATTCGTCAAGTTGACGGTAGCTGGTGGGGTCGGTTAACAACACTTTTAGAAGGAAATGTGTAAGTTCCGGCTCTGGATAGGACACACAATAGCAGCTTccaactatgtgtgtgtgtgtgtgtgtgtgtgtgtgtatatatgtatatatatatatgtgtgtgtgtatatatatatatatatatatatatatatatatatatgtgtgtgtgtatatatatgtgtgtgtgtgtgtgtgtgtgtgtgtgtgtgtatatatatgtgtgtgtgtgtgtgtgtgtgtgtgtgtgtgtatatatatatatatatgtgtgtgtgtgtgtgtgtgtgtgtgtatgtatatatatgtgtgtgtatatatatatgtgtgtgtgtgtgtgtgtgtgtgtgtatatatatatatgtgtgtgtgtgtgtatatatatatatgtgtgtgtgtgtatgtatatatatatgtgtgtgtgtgtgtgtgtgtatatatatatatatatgtgtgtgtgtatatgtatatatatatatatatatatgtgtgtgtgtatatatatgtatatatatatgtgtgtgtatatgtgtgtgtgtatatatatgtgtatatatgtatgtataatatacatatatatgtatatatatgtgtgtgtgtgtatatgtgtgtgtgtgtatatatatgtgtatatatgtatgtataatatacatatatatgtatatatatgtgtgtgtgtgtatatgtgtgtgtgtatatatatgtgtatatatgtatgtataatatacatatatatgtatatatgtgtgtgtgtgtatatgtgtgtgtgtgtgtatatatatgtgtatatatgtatgtataatatacatatatatgtatatatatatgtgtgtgtgtgtatatgtgtgtgtgtgtgtgtgtgtgtgtatatatgtgtatatatgtatgtataatatacatatatatgtatatatatatgtgtgtgtgtgtgtatatgtgtgtgtgtgtgtgtgtatatatatgtgtatatatgtatgtataatatacatatatatgtgtgtgtgtgtgtgtgtgtatatatgtgtgtgtgtatatatatatgtgtatatatgtatgtataatatacatatgtatgtataatgtatgtgtgtgtgatgtacatTGATATATTAATTGATATAGCATGCATTGCTTGTTAAAAGTATATGCCATTTCTCATGAGCCTGGTTTTATCATTGAGGCTTCAATGAAAGCGGCGGCGCAATTATTTCATCTAAAAGGCTGGACCATGAAGATAATCGTATTAAAATCcagttttgattatttatttattttcttcccccAGCTTGAAGAAGAGCTGAGCGGCATCGTGGAGGCCATTGGTATGGTGTCCAACAAAGGGGCAATCAACGCCACCACATACAACATGCTACGAGAGGACAAGGGCATTCCTTTCGGTAGGTCCTCTTCATTATCAGTTAGGCATACAGATGAATGCAGCAGCGTTTCGGCGGCGGCGGACTTGCAGTGTTTCCTGACCGTTCTCTCCCACAGATTTAGAGCTGTACAACGAAGCCCTGAAGGTCGTCCACGATTTCCCCCAGCACTACCCTTTTGAAGTGGCTGCAAGCGGATGAGGATCGCCGCGTGGGAACGGCGCTCTCTGTTCACTGAAGACTGCCTTTAATCTCAGTTTCCATTGTTTGTTGCAGCATGTGcccatgtttttgttgtgagtGAATATAGATTTGTACGAAAGGAAATctgttttgtcaataaaattaaaaaaaaacctgtaaagTCCAAATGAAGTGGAaatcttgctttttttttttgaaaggagATGTTATACACCTATAATATAAAAGTGTGAGTGTTGTGACGTTGgattgtgctgcaggaggctgttcAGTACCTGCAGCAAACACTTGTCACTAATGCTAGCTGCAGGAGCTAGCAAGCTCGCCATCTCATGATGGACAAGTGTTGATTTTAGCAAAAACTTAAATTAGCTTAATGACATTTCACTGGTTTATCCATCCGTCCATTTTCTCCCACTTACCCAGGTCTAATTATTGTTACGTACCGCTGAGAAGTATTGAAAACAAATGGTATGGTATTGACTGTTGTTCTGTGCggcatgacaaaaaaaaggccttAGATGTAACTTTGCGAACACGTTTGTGTCGGTGGCGAGAGCTGCTATTCTCGAGCTGTGTGTGGAGATGTCTGTGCATGAACCGTAATGGGCAGCAGGGGGCAGTAtgagcagaggaggacagaaaaaaagatcattGTGAGAGGCTATGAGATGATTAAAAAGTGActtaatcgattatcaaaataggtGCCGATGAATTTTCTACTGAATGTTTGGATTATTTGGTTAATTATTTCAGCGCTGCTGAAATTTGCATTGAGAGTTTGTACGCTGTTATTTAAGAACCCTCTATGTGTTACCCCACAAGCTCCTCTAACCCCCTCTCCCACAGTAGTGAGAACAACAGATCCTTAAGTAAACTTGGCAATATACCGCGTTGCAACActactgttacaagtaaaagtcctgcatttaaagaTTTGATTAAAGGGATAGtcttgacatttttgggaaatatgctcattctTGCGGAGAGTCAGGTGAGAAGATTATTGCCACTCTCGCTGCGTTAAATGTGAAGCCGGAGGTGTTTCTATCTGTGGACAGGGCAAAAAAAAACGAGCCTTTTCCCCCCTGTGTGCGGCTTTTTATGCCAAACTAAATGAATCAATCTACTCCTGTAACTCTTTGCAAGAAcgtgaataagcatatttaccaACATGTCAAACCGTTCCCTTAACGAAAATTACGGAAGCGTCAATGCGTTAACGTGGAAGTTGAAGTGGGTCAAGGTGCGGCGAATGCAACTGTCGGATGCTGTTGCATAGTTCATCATTGAAACATGTATTAAACTTTTATCAGTGCACAGACATGTtagagatgaaacaaaatgtgtagtaaaataaagacaaatgtatGCATCACAGATGACATACTAATGATGGGTTTGTCAAATCGTAATCTGCAAAGTTATTACAGCTGGTGTAAAAAGTGCAGTATTCTCTCTCCGAAATATATTAAGagtcaaatcaaattaaaataaatgagttCTCTTTGCGtgtttaatgataatgatgtgaGATAAGTAGATATCGCAGTCCGAATGCAATCACAATAGAGCCCTGCAGGTATGAGTCCTGAAAACACGCTAACGggttagcatttttacacttccctcgtctggaagtcagtgggtttttggttagatgcctgaaataaggtctgtggtgaACACGAGCTTGagagattttcacgtttttGACGACAtgaaatacgtcagtagatactccccccactcgtgaattctgaagcttttacgcgtctttaaaaaaggcggttgctaacaagcggctaaatgagactacagaggtcgtcgcggacattaaacgtcttcatgccgaaacacggaaagtcgtctactcactagtccgccttcacagcctcgttgtgtttatactctacatctgtctgtctatatatctatatctatctatagtctcttaaaagtgaagcttagcggtggtgacgtggaagtggtgtagttcctttatagcctagcgttagctttttacttctggcgattccatttacgcttcaaaagtcataaaagtggagttcattagtgaagattatctcgctgaacaaaacgtgtgagtatcataaactttttgttttgccacagagctcattttctgcaataatccaaaatcccgcGGAACAATCCCgctggcttttagtcgaggtgAACcaggggcgacgctaacttGCGGGTTTGCCCCGCAAAAATACGTCACCCCTGCAACATTCTATGTCtgttgtcagtggtggaaaagaACTAAGTGTATTTAATCTAATATAAGTACTGCACTCAAGCGCTCCGCtgaatgaaaggaaatgttATGCTTCTTTACACTTCTATTACAAAGCTGGCACTTGTTGGGTTTGCGGTATCAATTTCGCGATCGGTCAATAAACACCTAATTCATCTGCCTCCACAGATTCATTTTCATCGGCTGCTGCAGCGAGTCCGTGACATGAtccgtttctttttttctccagagcCCTGGGGTGGAGTGTGCGCTGACAGGATTTTAATTTGTAAGTCTCCTCCCTCAACAGAATGATAAATGCCAACCACGTCAGAACGGTGACATGAAATGTGACCAAGGAGGAAATGATGGCCGGGAAAATATATCTTCGTGGCGAAACCGACGTGTGGGTGTGTATATATCATTACCGAAGAGGCGGGGCGATAATGTCAACTGCTGTAAAAGGGGCTAAGTGTGTCCCGGCCGCTCTCAGGCCTGCTGATGGGTGGGAGAGAGCGGTAGCCCGGAGGAAGGCAGCTGCCGTGTTCCAGCAAGTCGAGACACTGCTGTGCCGCGGCATCTGCTCCATCTGCTTCCATCCACCGACGCTATCGCTGCATCTCGCGCACTTTGTCAAAGTATTTCCCCGCCACTGCTCACCCTTGTCAAATCCTGCACACGCATTCTAACTCGTGTTATCCCGATTCGCTGGGGAGTGCTGACAAGTTATTTTGTGACCGTGAAATGAACACCACGCCATGTGCGGTATCATTATCGGACTCTTTAGGCTCTCGAATATTGGGAATCCGGTATCGCCCAGGCTATAGTTTGAAAGCATcgccttgggctctgggaaatttgTGATCAGCAAAAGCTGAAAAGTTTAAAGGagcattcatttattctttCGGCCGCTCGGGGGCAGCAGAGCGAGGTGAAAACACAACGTAGTAATATCATCGCGCTTTAAAGTAGCTGTTAGCAAGCGGTTTATACAAAGgtggccgacgcgtctccacttcctcccactgtgcgaaaatgaagccaaaatgtccCGGATGCGGCCGCGGCCATCTTGGTGCTTGATACTTGgatcatgacgtctcaccccgtTTTTAACACTTGATCAAACATCAccgtgataaaaaaaaaaaaaactacctaaaaggacagaaaccatctttggggaaaatgtatttgatgtgtacttgtttttgtttttgtttggctaacctccgctaacatggagggggcggggcttatgacctacactgcagccagccaccgggCGGGGGGGGGCGATCAAGATGTCTTGGGTTCACTTTCCAGGGTGCTGTCATGTCCAGTCACTGTCCTTTTAGGTCAGTTTTGCTCTCCGCCGACCCCTGAGAAGAAACGTCCGGCTCTTTCGGCAGCTAAACGCTCCACTGCGCTCgctagctagtcgctaactttggCTGTGTTTCTGACACCTGGTGGTACGGTGGGGTTTATAACCAAGCTTTGGTGATCACTTGGCGATATGAAATATTGATTCGCTTTAAGCAGCTTTAAGTTGGTATTTCGCCTTTTTTGAAATGGACcatttttatgtcattgtttCAACTCATAAGCCTTTTTCCTCTTAATGGGAGATTAAAACTATTAAGTGGAATTCTTTGAGTGAGTTAATAGCTCCGCAGGCAGAGTGAGGCACGTTTCATTGCCGGTTTTACAGACTGACACCCCctgaaactgtcaaataaaatgaaccCCTTTGCTCCCGCTGGTGGGTCCACGCTGGCCGGACAAAGTCTTGATAATCCACccagttcatcatcatcatcagcatcatcgtCGTCACACTCGTGTATCAGCGCAaacctgttttctgttttccttttccatgTAGTGTAAGTCATCATCATCGGCCATAATAATGTAGCATTCCCCTCTTATGGTTGGACCTTCAgaagccgccccccccccccccccccccccctttccttttttatttttggaggGCTGGAGGTTTATGGTGCCATTCTGTTCAGGTTGTTAACCCTGAAATGACCACAATAACTGCCAGGCTGAGCTGTGGATCTTGTAAAACTCACTGTGTTTAACCTCCGACCCCACACACCTCCGAAGGTTATTAGTTCATATTCCACATACCAAGCCGGACACTGTGATCCTTTCTCATTCCGACGCTTGCCCGCTAATGTGGCGGCTCCTCACGATACAATGTGAGCCAACACGTCTGAAAACAACCTCTGCATATCTATCACATGCCTACCAGGGCCCCCTGAGCGGGGCTCTTGCACCGATCGTATGAAGCTGTCAGGCCTGCCAGAGTCTGAAGTGCCACGGGGAGCGTTAACAAATGATTCAAACATGGCAAGTTCAAGAAGACTTCATACCTGCAAGAAGTGCCTCGCGTAAGCATTCGCAGGCTCTGAAACTGTCTCTGCGGCCTGGTGCTGCggcagatatatatataaacaatgcgtcttttttttctttctttttttgttgttggataAAGAATAACCTTGAGTTCAGTTGATTTGTGCCTCATGTTGCTTGAAGTGAGACATTCCTCACACCAAAGACGCCAAACTCCTGTCCGTCTGCCTTTGCGCAATCCCAATCGTTTTACGGGAGGCGAACACAGAAAAAGCTCtgtctgttgatgttgtttcttttcagaCGTTATTATTTGGAGTTGGCTGTTTGATATGAAATGACCTTAGATGGGCGTGGGCAAGCAGAAATACCTCCAAAGGAATAGCATCTAGCAGTATTTAGCCATTATGTGTGAGATATTTGATATAGGACTACGGAGGTGAATAAACGTGGCGGTCAAAGCATCGAAAAGGTGCATTTAAAAACTCGAACAGCTGTGTacctttccataatgttgcaTGTTGCTGTTGCTTCGAATCATCTGCCAAACCTTACTGCTGATGACTGTTGTTGAGATCGAGTTTCAGTGACCATGCAAAACATCAAGTTTTCAATGCAAAGTATCTTCTCGTCTGTTGGATTCCCTTCTTCCTTCGACATGAAACCCACCGCAACTCTTCGGATCTTCCCCTGAGTTGTAACTTTCACCGACAGAATGCTGACCGCTAAAAGGTAAGTGCGACAAAAGGGTCCAGTACAATCTCTTGCGGAGGGTATTCTTGAAGATTTCGTGGCAACCTGCGACCACAgtcgggggggggtcaacatGCAGAGGAGACCTCGAGTAGAGTCTCGCCTGTTTCGCGAGAGAATCCGTCCGAACCAaactttcaaattcaaacaGACAGATACAAGCCGGATTTGAGTAGAAAAGGCAGCCTTTACGCACTATTAACTTCTATTAACGTCGTCTGCTGACGAGAATCTATGTGATTACGCGTCAGACACAAGAAAGCGTCATGAAACGCAGAAAATGACAGAGGAGCCGTCGTTTCGCTCTCAGTCTTGATGATGCGTTGGAGCAAAAG contains:
- the rpa3 gene encoding replication protein A 14 kDa subunit, with the translated sequence MASIVDVPKPRINCSMLSQHISRPVCFVGRVEKVHPTGKSFTVSDGEGKVATVELNEPLEEELSGIVEAIGMVSNKGAINATTYNMLREDKGIPFDLELYNEALKVVHDFPQHYPFEVAASG